CGCCGTCCTCCCCCGCTTCTTCAAGCACGCCAACTTCGCCTCCTTCGTCAGGCAGCTCAACACCTACGTACGTATCGCCCATCTCACCCGCCCGCCGTATCTATTCTGCTCCCCGTCCTCTTCGTTTGAGGGAGGCACGCCTGTTCGTGCAAATTGCAGATGACGCCTGTTCGAATTTAGATTGTATTCAGCGTTTCCGGGATACGGTTCTACTTAGTTCCTGCTCTTTTGCGTGCTGTTCGTGAGGTTTATCTATCTGCTCTGCGAAATCCTTGCTGCTGATGCATCCTCTGTCCCCCATTGCTGATCCGTTACTGCTTGTTGATCGATGGTATTTGGATTAGAAAAGGGAAATAGTTGGATTCCAGTTTTAGCTGATGAGTTCCTTTAATGTCTGAACGACCTGAATGCTGCCTCTGGAATAGATAGTTTCAGCAAAGGTGCTGCTCTTGGTTTAGAAGAGTCCCGACGTTTATACAGTTTGATTTCCTCCCGAATTTGGCTTTTGTTTGTCAGAAATTTCAATCTTATCatgaaaaaatgaactagttgGTGAAGTTTTCTGCTGAAATCCATGGTCGTGTACTtatatgatgcatatgccatgacaATTAGACATTAGTTGCATTCATCCATTCTGTGGTACAAGTTCTCCGTTCGCATCGTAGTCGCTTGCGATAAATGATATTCACTTTAGGTTTCACCTGCTCCACTATGTTGGATATTAATATACATTTACTTTCTTCACGTTGCAATCTAAGTTGCCGTTTTGAGGGGCACTACAGGTGTCCAAGTAGCTCATATGTGGAACTCAAATTCTGTTCCACCACTTCAGAAACTGAATACCTTGTGACCTGTCCAACCTTTAACAATTAGAAAGTGAAACGTGATGGTGACGTGATCTAGTTCaacctttttcctttcttgtcATTCTGATGATGTGGAGCTCCATGACTTTTGTACGTACCTGGCCTTCATCTTCTTATTCCATCAGTTACATGGAACCTGCTTTGTCTTTTTAACGACAAACAATGACATCTCGCAGTGTGTTTTTGGCTATATATCTGGTTATTTTTGTGGGCCAAACTGCAGCACCATTTTTAATGGCATCATGCTTATACCTTTTCCACTGCAGATAGATATTGCAAATCATGTAACCAGATAATTGGTCTAGCAGATAATATGTTCAAGGAAATATAAAAAACTTTTACATTCTTGTCTCTTGCCCAAGCCCTTTTGCTTATTTTCAGGTTCTTACTAATAAAAGATAGGAGTAAATTTATTTGATCACTTGTGATTCAGAGGTTATCAAAATAATTTCGTGAGCAGTTGTTGACCATCTCAGTTTGTTATTGACTTCTACCTCCTTTCCTGTACAGGGATTCCGAAAGGTCAATCAGGAGAGGTGGGAGTTTGCGAATGAAGACTTCTTAGCTGGTCAGAAGCATTTGCTGAAAAACATCAGGAGGCGGCGTGCTTCCAGGCATCATATGAAGTCACAACTAAGAAATGGATCAAGTGTTTGTTATCGGCAGCCTGAATCTCTCAGTGAAGTGGAGAATTTGAAGAGAGACCATACAGCTCTCAGAGCAGAAGCCGTCAAGCTTAAGCAGCAGTACAGCATCTGTAAATCTCAGCTCCTTGCCATGGAGCAGAGGGTCCTAAGCAATGAAAGGAAGCAACAGCAGATCATCACTTTCTTCGTCAAGTCACTCAGTAACCCAGTCTTTTTGCAACAGATTTGGCTCAACTATGGTAATAAGAAAGAACTAGGAAGCACAGTCAAAAGACAGCGGCTGATGGAAAATGAGGAACAGCACGTTGTGGATGCGCTATTGAAGAAGGGCACAGACGCTGCATTTGAGAAGGAGGTTAGCATTTCTGCAGGGAGCAGTGACTGCGGCACAGTTGAGAACGATGAACCCATGCGCAAGTGGAATGATCAGAACATAGGCGACATGTGCGATGATGTATGGGAAGAGTTGGATGCGATACCTGGAATTGAAATGAAGCAAGAAGGCAAGGCCGATATCGGCTTCGACGTGGAGGAGTTCACTGGAAGGCCTTGTAGTTGGGTTGATGACTGCCCATATCTGGTGGAGCCACTGCAGTTTGTCGAACACTAGGTGTGAGAACAAGAGAATCTGCCACTAGATATGGATATAGTATCAGTTAGCACGTTTTTTTATCATATTACACCGTGTCCCTCTTTTTCTGTCAATAGCGTTAGCTCTTGTAATAGACAAGTACAGCAACAGTTCTCCCTGGAAATAAAAAGCATACAGTTTGAATGTTTGATAGTGTTCTGTAATTCAAATATTGTTGTAGCAGCAAGTTAAGCATCGTGGCTGACCTACTTCAAACCACTCTCAATATGGCCATGCACCAAGGCATTATTGAAAGACCCATTCAGTTCACTGCATGCCCTGATTTTTCAATTATTCAATATGCTAATGACACACTCATTGTTATGAAGGCTGATGAGATTCAGCTCCAAGCATTGCGAGACATCTTGAATCAATTCCATGCATCCACAGGACTAAAAGTCAATGTCCAGAAATCAAACTTGATCCCCCTCAAGATGTCCCCTGAACGAGGCCAGCATTTTGCTGAACTCCTCAGCTGCAAAGTTGGTACACTCCCATTTATATATCTGGGGCTACCATTGGGAAACACCAAGCCGAAGATTGAAGAGTTCATTCTCATGATCAAACGAATTGAGAGCAGGCTCACCTGCTTCTCTAGTATGCTTTCATACGGAGGTAAACTCCAATTGGTCAATCATGTCCTGTCATCACTCCCAACCTTCGAAATGAGCACTTTTGTCCTCCCTAAAGGGGTGATAACTCAGATTGACAAATAACATAAGACATTGTTTATGGAGAGGTCATGATCGTACCAAGAAGAACCCACCCCTTGCTGCATGGGAATTAGTTTGCAGACCCAAAAATGAAGGAGGACTGGGTGTCATTAATTTCGAAATTCAGAACAAGGCCCTCATCATAAAAAATGTACACAAATTCTATAATAAAGCCAATCTTCCTTGGGTCAACATGATCTGGAAacaacacccccccccccccccccccaatgcAGATGCATTCAGGTGGAAAGATACCCTGAAGATTCATGATCAACACAAGGAAATTGCTCAATGTTCTGCCCACAATGGTAGGACTGTAATTCTCTAGCAGGACCAATGGCAAGACAAAGCTACAGAATACCTGGCCACAACTTCAGTCATATGCTATGGACCAAAATATCTCCCTCTGGAAGATGAAAAACAATCCAGATGTAACAACCAACTTTCATCTACCGCTGTCAGTAGAAGCATTTAAGTAGTTTCAGGAGCTCACCCAATTACTGGATGATCTTACACAAACTGATGATAATGATATATGGACATATCCATGGAAGACCCCAGGTTACTCTACTGCTAATGCATACAAGCTCCTCATAACACACATTGACATCCATCAATCATTCAAATGGCTCTGGACCCCATGCAACCAACTCAAACACAAGGTTTTCATGTGGCTTCTCATGGTGGACAGACTCAACACCAGGGCAATGCTCCTAAAAAGGAATTTCCACCTACAATCCCACACTTGTGTCCTTTGCGATCAACAATTTTTGGAAACCAGGGATCACCTCTTCTTCAACTGTTAATTCGCTATTAGAGGTATATCTGCCCAAGCTATGATCCTCAGAATGACATTCACAATAAACTCAATGCTCTAAAACGAGAACTTGGTGTGCCTTTCCACATGGAGCTCATCACATTGGCGGCCTGGAGCATCTGGAAGACACGTAATGACTGCATCTTCAATGGGGTCACCCCACACTTTCTAGATGTAAAAGAACATTCAAGGATGAACTCAACCTTGTATTCCATAGAGCTAAGAGAAAAAGCTACCATGGCCTAAGGGCTTGGATAGATAGATTTAGATAAGATTTTATTATCATGTAAATATTTACTTTTTTGATTAATATATGCAATAGGCCGCTtaaagtcaaaaaaaaaagttaagcatcttgatgttgtttttgcaaaagtaAAGTCCATTCTGGCATCTACcccatcattttttttcctaagaaGAATGTAAACCTCCGTTGAGGTCTGAGGTCGTTGTTGCAGGCTTGTAGCCCGTCTTCTCTGCCCAAACAAGGTCGCCGCCAAGACGCCAAGCGCCCAAGCCCACAGTCCAcccctcttcctccacctGGATGCCGCCATCTCTTAAGAGGTTGCAGCAGATTCTAGTTCTTATTAAGAACGAGGCGGAGCTGTGGTGCCTAATTGATGGCAAGGGCATTGGTGTCTTGCTCTCAGGACGTGATGAAGTTCCTTGAGCTTGTTCTTTAGCTCTCTTTTTTGAGTTTGTGAGTCTCTGACCCTTGTATTTTCCCCCGTAGTCGACCTCGGTTATCCTCCTTTGATATATAAAGAGCAAGAGTATGATGTGctttttggtcaaaaaaagTTCTTATTAATGTATTGAGGTATGAGGTCGTCACGGAAGATGACTCCAATACTGGCTTGGCCATCTTCGAGCAAAAAGGTTGGCGTTATTTGGTTTCTTAACAAACTTTGACAAAatattactttattaatatgtgaattttaagatatgaaatttatatcagtagttttgttttcaaaggTTCTTGTTGATAATTGTGATTTTCTATCATATAAATTGCATATTAATAAAgttattattggtcaaagtcttgtcttagcGAAACCAAATATGACaactgaaagatcggtatggtcgactagagggggggggggtgaataggagactaacaaattttagcttttctttttcttttcttgaaagatacaaacacttaatcctaggttTACTAGATTctttaaagtgaatgcaaccctagaatgaaatgcaatagccgaagcaacaatagatagcaagaatgtaaaggggaaatgataccacacgtggagacgaagatttcaccggagttccacctattgggatcggtgtacgtctccgtttggaggagtgatctaccacaaaggtagagacgccacgaaggctcattctattctccaactcaccacaccacaaaggtggaatgagctctcacaacaccaaaaaggtgaggtgagttccactaatggcttccttgagggcgaacgccgaacccttataaacttgaccggggcaaactccacaactcaattggaaGCTCCAATCCAAGCCCCGAGCTCCTCacacaccaagggagagctagaggtgaccgcttccgtctagggttcccaacaacccaagagaaacaaaatccacaaagaaaacaaggggaatcaactttttgacttggtgaaaccctagaataagatcttctcctccaatcctcaaagaatcaagagttataagtggctagggagggagatcttggagatttaagcttgaggtgttcttgaGGTGAGTAGTGGTGTTCTTGGCTACTTGCTAGGTCAAATggctcgttggggacgaaggggtatataaGTGGGTTCCCAAAAATCAAGCCGTTAGGCACAGGTCGGGGTAGACCGGAACTTCCGTTGAatagccggaacttccggctgacTGGAAGTTCCGAATattcaccggaagttccgcatattccccCGGTactaacagagagcaccccGAGGTTCGGGCGGAAGTTCTTGAGGTGGAAATCTGAGATGCCAGAACACACTCTGAAAAAGTTTTCTTctcacacctttttgggtaggctttttagtgggtgcaatttggtgtagatgtgtacgtgaaattgattcacccgttaccttcccttgtggatcccctcttcatagtacggatgtcctacgactcaaatcaaccgaaaaagccgctaaacgccactacgcttctttcctttttgagggtcCACAATTCATCTTGTGTCGAGTTCTTTATAAACCCTGAAATGCTTAGCACAAGATTAGATAACaaacacgttgtcatcaccaccaaaaccagttaggagagaaatgccctttcaatctccccctttttggtgaatgatgacaacacaaagatTTGCATAAAGAATAATCAATTAAGACTAGATGCATGGAATATAAAATATAGACGGGCTCCTCATAGTTGTATGCACTAATTTGATTTGCTTGACATGCAAAGTGCACATACATTAggatcaacactccccctagAATTTATAAACCAATAACTCATTTGCAAAGGATTAAAGGTATTTCACTAAAAGCTCTACAAGGATATGTATGATTCATTCATAAAGAAGATATAGATCATACCTccacaaggcataacaattttgaatgaaacctaCAATGACTTATCCAACAAGATATCGAGAAATGCTTCCAAGAAGCATAAAGGGTTAGATAAGTCAAACCAATTGAAAATATACCTTTTGCAATGAGATCTTGTCATGGAACACATATCTAAGGGCACAAAAACATGACATCCCCACACAAGATTAGTAAGACTTGAGATAAGCATTAAAGTCATATCTACAACAAATAATCCATCACACAAAGCTTAAAGCTAGCTATTACATCACACAAAGTTATCAAGTCTTACACAAACCACGAACTTAAAAAAAGTTCAACAAACTAGATAAGTAGCACAAGCACATAAAAACTCCATGAATAAGAACGAGCTTGTGACTAAACCATGCAAATCCCCAAGGCCCCAAACTCTCCCTTACAACTAcactctccccctttggcatcaagacaccaaaaagggaagaatCATCCCAAGAGAGAAACACACAAATCACTCAGAGAAATCATCATCagtgtcttcttcctcagcctCTTCTTCACTACCCTCGGCAGCAggcacttcatcttcatcattatcctcatcttcttcatcactaTGCACCGGAGAAGGAAGATGACCATCATTGCGGTTCCAATCTCCATGGGTGCTCCTCCAACTCTCAAAGTCCTCAACATCTAACACAGGAGAGCTAGGCAAGCCCATGTTGTTCATAATGCGCTCTTGACGATGAAGAATGCGATGATTAACTTGCTCAACCTTGTACAACTTCCTCTCATTAGATTGTAGCATGCAAAAAATCTTCCTTAGCATGCCCTTCCAACCACCTTGCTTGCTAGAACCACGAGTGTGAGAGGAGGGTCCCAAACCCAAATCTGAAGGAAtatcctcatcctcctcaatCTCAACCGGGGCTTGAAAGTTGTTCGGAGGTGgtggaaggtgtctcttcttcttcagctgcTTGGAGGGGTGAACCACAAACGCTACATCATGCATGAGAGATGCCTTGGCAAGAATGAGTTTCATGATGTACGGGGCATAGGGAGGCACTCTCCTATGCAGAATAGCAAAATAGAGTTCATGCCACAAGTAGTCCATCACATCCACGGTGTATCTTCATTCTTCCTCCTATGTGTTTCCAACATGAGATTGACACCAAAACCATGTATCTCATCCGAGTTACCCGGCTTGCAAGCTATGGTTTCTCTGTAGATGTGTTGTAAGATGTCATAGGTGGGTTTCAGAAATTTGGTCCCTTCAAAAGTAACTCTTCCTTCCATGTAAAGTGGCTTCAACACCTTCTTGCCAGCAGCATCATTGTCATGGGGGCGAAAGCCTGAAGGGGTGCAATGTCCAGCATTCTCATACCCAAGGAGGCTCGCAAACTCGGCCCATGTGGCAGTGCAAAAGTGACTCCTCGACATTCATGAAACTCTGCGAATGTTCTGGTCATTTAGATCTTCTTGGAACACCGTGGCATAAAACTGATCCACAAGAGTCTCATCATACGGTTGATTGAAGGTCATGATAGGAAACAAATTGAGCTTCTCACAAATGGACAGTGCTTCTCCAAAGTACTTCTTGTCGGCTTGCATAGCTTCAACATTGATAGAGTATTGAGGAACAACTTTGGTCTTGGGAGGCAAATATATCTCTTCAAAGATACGAATCTGAAAGTTGGTATGGAAGTGATGATTGTTATACTTGAGATCTGAATCAGGATCCTTCAAATAAGGATTAATGAACCTCTCATCTGCAAACACTTGTTCGGGCCAATGCTTGATAGGAAACTTGCTGGGCTGAGCTTTGGAAGTGGACTTTCGGCAAGAGGACTTGGACTTGGCGAGGTCTAGCTGCTCACGCTCACGTTCTTTCATCACAATCTCTGCCTTCTTCTTGGTTGTAAGCTTCTTGGGAGAAGGAGGAATGATCGGATCCTTACCCCTGTCTTGACGAGAATTAGTACCCCCTGTGAATAGAAAGTGATACGAGGGACAATAGGTAAGTGCTCGGGATTGTAGAAGTAAAGAATCGATTAATTGGAGCCGAGGCTGTACAGAAAGATTGTCCAGGGACCGGAAGTTCAGGCTAAAACCCGGAAGTTTCGCccgaccggaagttccggggaacgcggtaggctacgctagcacaaaaaaaaaattctaccgattccgcccggatcaatgctgtagataatggatcacgagatacCACTAGAcacgcagacccgtagcggaagtagagtcgatgatgcgtgtcgatgccgagtagtcgttcggcctgctcctcctcatcgATCCCACGAgtagttcgtccaagcgccgcaggtgcagcgcctccgaggtatccacacgtacagggagaaCTCCGTgtggcggactgctagatccgatcacaaggttttgggcgtggaggtgtgacagCCGAGtataactcgcgtctggactggtgtaaccctagccgggttggtctcctccacttatatagacgtccctagtgggctcaacacttgaggcccgttaggtgtctaagcccgatacgagttggatccgatccaactcggtccccaccccttaagcgtgtgacccttgaggttcgcggtcagtcggacgcgactacgagctcggactgcgggcccgagtaacaccttactcgtccactggcaccgactcaagtcgatagttggtagcggcgcctagcagcacgtgccaactcccgagtgaccacaaggtatattgacgaaccatacaatgtgtcatatgcaaaatttcttttgcctcacgatatgtgtgtcgagctcaaggcgagtgcttgtcatccatgtagatagctcgactctcttctcgttcctgtgatacagattcccgaacgggttaacacttaacccaagtcgcatggccatgctttccgaatctgatcacttgagagggcccagagatatctctccgaataggaggggcaaatcccatcttgatcaaccatgactcgcagcatgcttctcagcaaacccgaaaactacctttataaccacccagttacggagtagcgtttggcaaccccctaagtaggccgattcacatcccaagctcatgcgatgacctcaggtctaggactggcatatacatcgtacttgagactaacaaatgacaatcatctcgttgtgtctcagtgcgggtctgtccgactcaacaatctcattgtcgagtccatgctatcagtcgacaacaccttgccctatgacttgtgaaacatagtcatcatactgattcacattgctagtctaggttatgtgtccgcataacctcaatgaccaaggaccattagaacaacatcataaaatacatagtctcacaaacaaatcacgtatttattgatacatatcagtgatgatgttcaaggacaataataataactcatgaatacataggaaataacatcatcacatgattgcctctagggcatatctccaacagtctcccacttgcactagagtcaatcatcCAAGTATTGAAAACCCATGGCTCGTGTGTGCACCTCATGCTTTGGCTGCGGGAGAGGCTTTGTCAACAGATCGGCAACATTGAgatccgtgtgtaccttgcatatctTAACGTCACCTCTCTCCACGAATTCCCGTATGAGATGGTAACGCCTGAGtatgtgtttggatttttggtgatgtcgtggttctttggcttgtgcgatagcaccaCTGTTGTCACAGTAGAGGTCCATGGGATTGGACGCGCCCTAAACCACTCCAAgctcagaaacaaactttctgATCCAAACGCCTTCTTTCGCGGCTTCCGAAGCCGCGATATATTCAGCTTCTGTTGTAGAGTCAGCCACCGTTTCTTGCTTAGAGCTCTTCCAGCTCACCGCACCTTCGTTCAAGACGAACACGTATCCAGATTGTGATCGATAATCGTCCTTGTCGGTTTGAAAACTAGCATcggtgtaaccctttacaatgagctcatcctcaccaccgtaaaccaaaaacatatccttagtccttctcaagtacttaaggatattcttcaccGTTGTCCAATGACTCTCACCGAGGTCAGCTTGATACCTGCTCGTAacacttagagcataggaaacataCGGTCGAGTACATAACATGGCGTACATTATGGATCCGACCGCCGAAGCATACGGAATCGCACTCATCCGACTTCGCTCATCAGAAGTCGAAGGACTCTGAGTCTTGCTTAGACTTATACCAtgcgacatgggcaagaaccctttctttgcctcATCCATGTTGAATCTTTTCAACACTTTGTCAACATATGTACTCTGGCTTAAACCAATAAGCctccttgatctatctctatagatcctgattcccaaAATATAATCCGCTTCTCACAAgtccttcattgaaaaacttttcttcaatgagtccttggcggcttctagcattggaatgtcatttccaatcaataatatgtcatccacatataaCATTAGAAATACGATTGAGTTTgcactaaacttcttgtatacacaaggttcttcttcatttttgatgaagccaaacccTTTGACTACTTCATCAAAACGAATGTTCCAGCTTCGAGATGCTTACTTCAATCCATAGATGgatttatgaagtttgcatatTTTCCAGCATTCTTTGGATCGACAAAATCCtcgggctgtatcatatacacgtcctcgGTTAAAtttccgttaaggaaagccgttttgacatccatttgTCATATCTCGTAATCAAAATATGCAGCAATAGCTAGAATGATCCGAACTAATTTAAGCATCGCTACCGGCGAGAAAgtctcgtcgtagtcaactccttgaacttgtcaaaaaccctttgcgacaagtcgagatttatggatttgaacatttccatcca
The Brachypodium distachyon strain Bd21 chromosome 2, Brachypodium_distachyon_v3.0, whole genome shotgun sequence genome window above contains:
- the LOC100834488 gene encoding heat stress transcription factor A-6a — protein: MASSSRCALFVGSKRTRTSGGAGGAGGEEAMAWGSAVVKREVKPEEQEEEEAREARAAWPRPIEGLGEPGPAPFVGKTYEMVADAATDAVVSWAGRGSSFVVWDPLALAAAVLPRFFKHANFASFVRQLNTYGFRKVNQERWEFANEDFLAGQKHLLKNIRRRRASRHHMKSQLRNGSSVCYRQPESLSEVENLKRDHTALRAEAVKLKQQYSICKSQLLAMEQRVLSNERKQQQIITFFVKSLSNPVFLQQIWLNYGNKKELGSTVKRQRLMENEEQHVVDALLKKGTDAAFEKEVSISAGSSDCGTVENDEPMRKWNDQNIGDMCDDVWEELDAIPGIEMKQEGKADIGFDVEEFTGRPCSWVDDCPYLVEPLQFVEH